In Rhinolophus ferrumequinum isolate MPI-CBG mRhiFer1 chromosome 7, mRhiFer1_v1.p, whole genome shotgun sequence, the following proteins share a genomic window:
- the TMEM174 gene encoding transmembrane protein 174 — protein MEQGSNRLEDFPLNVLSVTPYTPSTADIQVSDDDKAGATLLFSGIFLGLVGITFTVMGWIKYQGVSHFEWTQLLGPILLSVGVTFILIAVCKFKMLSCQLCKDSEERVLDSEQVAGGQSFVFTGINQPITFHGATVVQYIPPPYGSQEPPGINTAYLQPMVNPCGLTLSGAAVAAAPSPPQYCTIYPPENAAFVDDQDEPSFVDGGNDRSSPEVEQLEETQLGHEDSAGFSPPPYEEIFCLPR, from the exons ATGGAGCAGGGCAGCAACCGCTTGGAGGACTTCCCTCTCAACGTGCTTTCCGTCACTCCTTACACACCCAGTACGGCGGACATCCAGGTGTCCGATGATGACAAAGCAGGGGCCACCTTACTCTTCTCAGGCATCTTCCTGGGACTGGTGGGGATCACGTTCACCGTTATGGGCTGGATCAAATACCAAGGGGTCTCCCACTTTGAATGGACCCAGCTCCTTGGGCCCATCCTGCTGTCAGTCGGGGTGACATTCATCCTGATTGCCGTGTGCAAGTTCAAAATGCTCTCCTGTCAGTTGTGCAAAGACAGTGAGGAAAGGGTCCTGGACTCGGAGCAGGTGGCAGGAGGACAATCATTTGTTTTCACTGGTATCAACCAACCCATCACCTTCCACGGGGCTACTGTGGTGCAGTATATTCCTCCTCCTTATGGCTCTCAAGAGCCCCCGGGGATAAACACTGCCTACCTGCAGCCAATGGTGAACCCTTGCGGTCTCACACTGTCTGGAGCAGCGGTGGCTGCCGCACCAAGCCCTCCTCAGTACTGCACCATCTACCCTCCAGAGAACGCTGCCTTTGTTGACGACCAGGACGAACCTTCCTTCGTGGATGGTGGAAATGACAG GTCCAGCCCTGAGGTTGAGCAGCTAGAAGAGACACAGCTGGGACACGAGGACTCTGCCggcttctctcctcccccctATGAGGAAATATTCTGCCTCCCTCGCTAG